In Rhodanobacter humi, the following are encoded in one genomic region:
- a CDS encoding citrate synthase: protein MSDPKTVKLVDESTQRSSTLPLVTGTLGPACIDIGTLYKDTGHFTYDVGYGSTASTKSAITYIDGDQGVLLYRGYPIEQLAEKSSFLEVAYLLLNGELPKPAEFAGFEHDVAHHTMMHESLKNFFQGFHHDAHPMAMLAAAVASLSAFYHDDLDVENPADRKLAAIRLIAKMPTIAAACYRYSIGWPFRYPRNNLEYVDRFLHMMFEVPSEPLQMSPVAARALDLLFILHADHEQNASTSTVRLVGSTGANPYASIAAGITALWGPAHGGANEAVLKQLKEIGTPDNVESAILRAKDKNDSFRLMGFGHRVYKNFDPRAKIIREMCHKVLAELGVSDPLLDVAMKLEEAALKDEYFVERKLYPNVDFYSGIIYKALGIPTEMFTVMFAIARTAGWIAHWIEQHETPGARIGRPRQIYTGHDVRDYVASDKR from the coding sequence GTGTCCGATCCCAAGACTGTCAAGCTGGTGGATGAGTCGACTCAGCGCAGCAGCACGTTGCCGCTGGTCACCGGCACCCTCGGTCCGGCTTGCATCGACATCGGCACGCTGTACAAGGACACCGGCCACTTCACCTACGACGTGGGCTACGGCTCGACCGCCAGCACCAAGAGCGCGATCACCTACATCGACGGCGACCAGGGCGTGCTGCTGTACCGCGGCTACCCGATCGAGCAGCTGGCCGAGAAGTCCAGTTTCCTCGAGGTGGCCTACCTGCTGCTCAACGGCGAGTTGCCGAAGCCGGCCGAGTTCGCCGGCTTCGAGCACGACGTCGCGCATCACACGATGATGCACGAGTCGCTGAAGAACTTCTTCCAGGGCTTCCACCACGACGCGCATCCGATGGCCATGCTGGCTGCCGCGGTGGCCTCGCTGTCGGCGTTCTACCACGACGATCTCGACGTCGAGAACCCGGCCGACCGCAAGCTCGCCGCGATCCGTCTGATCGCGAAGATGCCGACGATCGCCGCCGCCTGCTACCGCTATTCGATCGGCTGGCCGTTCCGCTATCCGCGCAACAACCTCGAGTACGTCGACCGCTTCCTGCACATGATGTTCGAGGTGCCGAGCGAGCCGCTGCAGATGAGTCCGGTGGCGGCCAGGGCGCTGGACCTGCTGTTCATCCTGCACGCCGACCACGAGCAGAACGCGTCGACCTCGACCGTGCGCCTGGTCGGCTCCACCGGTGCCAACCCGTACGCCTCGATTGCCGCGGGCATCACCGCGCTGTGGGGTCCCGCGCACGGCGGCGCCAACGAGGCGGTGCTCAAGCAGCTCAAGGAAATCGGCACGCCGGACAACGTCGAGTCGGCGATCCTGCGCGCGAAGGACAAGAACGACAGCTTCCGCCTGATGGGCTTCGGCCACCGGGTGTACAAGAACTTCGACCCGCGCGCGAAGATCATCCGCGAGATGTGCCACAAGGTGCTCGCCGAGCTGGGCGTCAGCGACCCGCTGCTGGACGTGGCGATGAAGCTGGAGGAGGCCGCGTTGAAGGATGAGTACTTCGTCGAGCGCAAGCTGTATCCGAACGTGGACTTCTACTCGGGCATCATCTACAAGGCGCTGGGCATCCCCACCGAGATGTTCACCGTGATGTTCGCGATCGCCCGCACCGCTGGCTGGATCGCGCACTGGATCGAGCAGCACGAAACCCCCGGCGCCCGCATCGGCCGTCCGCGCCAGATCTACACCGGCCACGACGTGCGCGACTACGTGGCGTCGGACAAGCGCTGA
- a CDS encoding penicillin-binding protein 1A, with protein sequence MRILKRLLRWALILAFSGFLLAVLAVGVAYWLVAPRLPSVAVLKDYHMQVPLRVESADGKLIASFGETRRIPVAIAGVPANLKHAVLSAEDADFYHHPGVDWRGIARAGWHVLITGGDKGPGGSTITQQVARNFFLSPEKLYSRKLTEIFIALRIEHELSKDQILELYLNKMFLGHRSYGVAAAASYYYGKTLDQLTIAQCAAIASTFQLPSVVNPLNSPPRLLARRNWVLGEMFKHRYITEAQYQAAIAEPNDAAPHEAPIQVDAPYLAEMVRRQVLDRLGNDALTEGYVVKTTIQSARQQAAVEAVRKGLIDYDQRHGWRGPEAHQDLAADAGAQDYQHALAGYTDISGLDPALVVASTADAATLFLPSGQNIRLDLATLAWARPYVNDSRTGPAPTRVDAVLKRGDIVRVAQDAKGAWQLTQIPAVQGALASIRPEDGAVEALVGGFSFTRSKFNRAVMAARQPGSSFKPYLYSAAFDHGFTPASIINDAPIALPDPSRPGGLWTPNNDDDKFAGPMRLREALVQSKNLVSVRLLDAIGVRYAREFITRFGFPLDALPANLSMALGTASVSPMNMARGYAVFANGGYLVTPYFISEIDDRSGKPVYLANPARACRECQERLLENTPPGPPPADMGKRPANSLAETSSAAAPASAASVDDSGVETLPADAHGTGAHPPVLAPHVLGPRTDFLITSLMKDVILRGTGAAAKALDRPDLAGKTGSTNDHRDAWFVGFDGNISTSVWVGFDNYGSLGRGEFGAKAALPIWMDYMGTALKDVPENSLPMPPGIATVLIDRSSGLPTTSDDPDSMNEFFKVEDVDRLRSQATQQQQEQQNPYNIF encoded by the coding sequence ATGCGTATTCTCAAGCGTCTGCTGCGCTGGGCTCTGATCCTGGCGTTCTCGGGTTTTCTGCTGGCAGTTCTCGCGGTCGGGGTGGCGTACTGGCTGGTGGCGCCGCGGCTGCCCTCGGTGGCGGTGCTGAAGGATTACCACATGCAGGTGCCGCTGCGCGTGGAAAGCGCCGACGGCAAGCTGATCGCCAGCTTCGGCGAGACCCGGCGCATCCCGGTGGCGATCGCCGGGGTGCCGGCCAACCTCAAACACGCGGTGCTGTCGGCCGAAGATGCCGATTTCTACCACCACCCCGGCGTCGACTGGCGCGGTATCGCGCGCGCAGGCTGGCACGTGCTCATCACCGGCGGCGACAAGGGTCCCGGCGGTTCCACCATCACCCAGCAGGTCGCGCGGAATTTCTTCCTGAGCCCGGAGAAGCTGTACTCGCGCAAGCTCACCGAAATCTTCATCGCGTTGCGCATCGAGCATGAGCTCTCGAAGGATCAGATCCTCGAGCTCTACCTCAACAAGATGTTCCTAGGCCACCGCTCCTACGGCGTGGCCGCGGCGGCCTCGTACTACTACGGCAAGACGCTGGACCAGCTCACGATCGCGCAGTGCGCGGCGATCGCCTCCACCTTCCAGCTGCCCTCGGTGGTGAATCCGCTGAACAGCCCGCCGCGCCTGCTGGCGCGGCGCAACTGGGTGCTGGGCGAGATGTTCAAGCACCGCTACATCACCGAGGCGCAATACCAGGCCGCGATCGCCGAGCCGAACGACGCGGCGCCGCACGAGGCGCCGATCCAGGTGGATGCGCCCTACCTCGCCGAGATGGTGCGCCGGCAGGTGCTGGACCGCCTCGGCAACGACGCGCTCACCGAGGGCTACGTGGTGAAGACCACGATCCAGAGCGCGCGTCAGCAGGCCGCGGTGGAAGCGGTGCGCAAGGGCCTGATCGACTACGACCAGCGCCACGGCTGGCGCGGCCCGGAGGCGCACCAGGACCTGGCCGCCGACGCCGGCGCGCAGGACTACCAGCATGCGCTCGCCGGCTACACCGACATCTCCGGCCTCGACCCGGCACTGGTCGTCGCCAGCACCGCCGACGCGGCCACGCTGTTCCTGCCCTCGGGCCAGAACATCCGGCTCGACCTCGCCACGCTGGCGTGGGCACGGCCGTACGTCAACGACAGTCGCACCGGTCCCGCGCCGACGCGGGTGGACGCGGTGCTCAAGCGCGGCGACATCGTGCGCGTGGCGCAGGACGCCAAGGGCGCCTGGCAACTGACGCAGATTCCCGCCGTGCAAGGTGCGCTGGCCTCGATCCGACCGGAGGACGGCGCGGTCGAGGCGCTGGTGGGCGGTTTCAGCTTCACCCGCAGCAAGTTCAACCGCGCGGTGATGGCGGCGCGCCAGCCCGGCTCCAGCTTCAAGCCCTATCTGTACTCGGCGGCGTTCGACCACGGCTTCACGCCCGCGTCGATCATCAACGACGCGCCGATCGCGCTGCCCGACCCCTCGCGCCCCGGCGGCCTGTGGACGCCGAACAACGACGACGACAAGTTCGCCGGCCCGATGCGCCTGCGCGAGGCGCTGGTGCAGTCGAAGAACCTGGTCTCGGTCCGCCTGCTCGACGCGATCGGCGTGCGCTACGCGCGCGAGTTCATCACCCGCTTCGGCTTCCCGCTCGACGCGCTGCCGGCGAACCTGTCGATGGCGCTGGGCACCGCCTCGGTGTCGCCGATGAACATGGCGCGCGGTTACGCGGTGTTCGCCAACGGCGGCTACCTGGTCACGCCCTACTTCATCAGCGAGATCGACGACCGCAGCGGCAAGCCGGTCTACCTCGCCAACCCCGCGCGCGCCTGCCGCGAATGCCAGGAACGCCTGCTGGAAAACACGCCGCCCGGACCGCCGCCGGCGGACATGGGCAAGCGCCCGGCCAACAGCCTCGCGGAGACTTCCAGCGCCGCGGCGCCGGCCAGCGCCGCCAGCGTCGACGACTCCGGCGTGGAGACCCTGCCGGCCGACGCCCACGGCACCGGCGCGCATCCGCCGGTGCTGGCGCCGCACGTGCTCGGCCCGCGCACCGACTTCCTGATCACCTCGCTGATGAAGGACGTGATCCTGCGCGGCACCGGCGCCGCCGCCAAGGCGCTGGATCGCCCCGACCTCGCCGGCAAGACCGGCTCCACCAACGACCACCGCGACGCCTGGTTCGTGGGCTTCGACGGCAACATCTCCACTTCGGTGTGGGTGGGCTTCGACAATTACGGCTCGCTGGGCCGTGGCGAGTTCGGCGCCAAGGCCGCGCTGCCGATCTGGATGGACTACATGGGCACGGCGCTCAAGGACGTGCCGGAGAACTCGCTGCCGATGCCGCCGGGCATCGCCACCGTGCTGATCGACCGTTCCAGCGGCCTGCCGACCACGTCGGACGATCCGGACAGCATGAACGAATTCTTCAAGGTCGAGGACGTGGACCGCCTGCGCAGCCAGGCCACCCAGCAGCAGCAGGAACAGCAGAACCCGTACAACATCTTCTGA
- a CDS encoding type B 50S ribosomal protein L31 — protein sequence MKPDIHPNYRPVVFQDLSSDFAFLTRSTISAKDTVKWQDGNEYPLIKVDISSHSHPFYTGKQKTLDVGGRVDKFRKRYAQK from the coding sequence ATGAAGCCCGATATCCATCCGAATTACCGCCCGGTGGTGTTCCAGGATCTGTCGTCCGACTTCGCGTTCCTGACGCGTTCGACGATCAGCGCCAAGGACACCGTCAAGTGGCAGGACGGCAACGAGTACCCGCTGATCAAGGTGGATATCTCCAGCCATTCGCACCCGTTCTACACCGGCAAGCAGAAGACGCTGGACGTCGGTGGCCGCGTGGACAAGTTCCGCAAGCGTTACGCGCAGAAGTAA
- a CDS encoding nucleoside hydrolase — protein MTIPQLLIDTDPGVDDALAIMMAHAHADIAALSVAAGNVGLGHTVRNARTLRDLLGATFPVFAGCATPLVRAPDEDAAFVHGMDGLGDVGFPEPKAAAEGEVAALALLRLTRERPGELTLVALAPLTNLALALRLDPTLPQRVKRLVVMGGAVTGHGNTGRIPAEFNIGFDPEAAHVVFEAFSRFDLVDWEATLRHGFDDAEFDAWLATGDQRAAFFGKVFRTARDYNAKHDRSGVVAADALAMAVAIDPSIVTRSEIRAVAVELDGRLTRGATVVDWANRLGRPAQARIVLEVDQARFAAMVRKALGVA, from the coding sequence ATGACCATACCGCAACTGCTGATCGACACCGACCCCGGCGTGGACGACGCGCTGGCCATCATGATGGCGCACGCGCATGCCGACATCGCGGCGCTGAGCGTGGCCGCCGGCAACGTGGGCCTGGGCCATACCGTGCGCAACGCACGCACCTTGCGCGACCTGCTGGGCGCGACGTTCCCGGTGTTCGCCGGCTGCGCCACGCCGCTGGTGCGCGCGCCGGACGAAGATGCTGCCTTCGTGCACGGCATGGACGGTCTCGGCGACGTGGGCTTTCCCGAGCCGAAGGCTGCGGCAGAAGGCGAGGTGGCTGCGCTGGCGCTGCTCAGGCTCACCCGCGAACGTCCCGGCGAACTGACCCTGGTGGCGCTGGCGCCGCTGACCAATCTCGCGCTGGCGTTGCGGCTCGATCCGACCTTGCCGCAGCGGGTCAAACGGTTGGTGGTGATGGGTGGTGCTGTGACCGGCCATGGCAACACCGGCAGGATTCCTGCGGAGTTCAACATCGGCTTCGACCCCGAAGCCGCACACGTGGTGTTCGAGGCGTTTTCCCGGTTCGACCTGGTCGACTGGGAGGCCACCCTGCGCCACGGCTTCGACGACGCCGAATTCGATGCCTGGCTGGCGACGGGCGACCAGCGCGCGGCGTTTTTCGGCAAGGTGTTCCGCACCGCGCGCGACTACAACGCCAAGCACGACCGCAGCGGCGTGGTCGCCGCCGATGCGCTGGCGATGGCGGTGGCGATCGATCCCTCCATCGTCACGCGCAGCGAGATCCGGGCGGTGGCGGTGGAGCTGGACGGTCGGCTCACCCGTGGCGCCACCGTGGTGGACTGGGCGAACCGGCTGGGTCGGCCCGCGCAGGCGCGCATCGTGCTGGAGGTGGACCAGGCCCGGTTCGCGGCGATGGTGCGCAAGGCGCTGGGGGTGGCGTGA
- the recG gene encoding ATP-dependent DNA helicase RecG: MNVAAAATDAGAQPVSSLPGVGPALAALLHKLGLERVQDLWFHLPLRYEDRTRVTAIADLRPGQSAQVVGTVEAVERGFRYRPQLKVAIADDSRQTLQLRFFHFNRAQAEQLAPGTRLLCFGEARFAAQGLEMVHPQYRRLAAGEAVAVEDRLSPVYPTTEGLGQKRLAGVIAKALALLPPEPVLELIPHELCAAHGLASLREALLTVHRPPPDARLDLLLHGRHPAQQRLAFEELLTQHLSLKRMRAAMQRRRAPSLAVAGALRRQLLAALPFALTAAQQRVDAEVRRDLAQASPMLRLVQGDVGSGKTVVAALAALAAVESGRQVALMAPTELLAEQHLRNFRHWLTPLGVEVEWLAGKQQGKARQAAMHRVAAGAPVTVGTHALMQEDVAFARLGLVIVDEQHRFGVQQRLALHDKGVDRARGEVPHQLVLTATPIPRTLAMSAYADLDVSAIDELPPGRTPVQTVAVSNARRAEVIERIRVACAEGRQAYWVCTLIEESEQLRAQAAEVAHAELSAALAGCKVGLIHGRLKPKDKQAVMDAFKAGELAVLVATTVIEVGVDVPNASLMVIENSERLGLAQLHQLRGRVGRGAVASNCVLLYQPPLGQLARERLAVMRETNDGFRIAEKDLELRGPGEVLGTRQTGQLSFRIADLSRDAHLLPAVQQVGERLLAAHPREADRLIARWIGGAARYARA, from the coding sequence ATGAACGTCGCCGCCGCTGCAACGGACGCGGGCGCGCAACCCGTGTCGTCGCTGCCAGGCGTGGGTCCGGCGCTCGCGGCCCTGCTGCACAAGCTCGGGCTGGAACGCGTGCAGGACCTGTGGTTCCACTTGCCGCTGCGCTACGAAGACCGCACCCGCGTCACCGCCATCGCCGACCTGCGCCCCGGCCAGAGCGCGCAGGTGGTGGGCACGGTCGAGGCGGTGGAGCGCGGCTTCCGCTACCGCCCGCAACTGAAGGTGGCGATCGCCGACGACTCGCGGCAGACCCTGCAGCTGCGCTTCTTCCACTTCAATCGCGCGCAGGCCGAGCAACTCGCGCCGGGCACGCGCCTGCTGTGCTTCGGCGAGGCGCGCTTTGCCGCGCAAGGCCTGGAGATGGTGCACCCGCAGTATCGTCGGCTGGCCGCCGGCGAGGCCGTGGCGGTGGAGGACCGGTTGAGCCCGGTCTATCCCACGACCGAAGGCCTGGGCCAGAAACGACTGGCCGGCGTGATCGCCAAGGCGCTGGCGCTGCTGCCGCCGGAACCGGTGCTGGAGCTGATCCCGCATGAACTGTGCGCGGCGCACGGCCTCGCCTCGCTGCGCGAGGCGCTGCTCACCGTGCACCGGCCGCCGCCCGATGCGCGGCTCGACCTCTTGCTGCACGGTCGCCACCCCGCGCAGCAGCGCCTTGCCTTCGAGGAACTGCTGACCCAGCACCTGAGCCTGAAGCGGATGCGCGCCGCGATGCAGCGGCGTCGCGCACCGTCGCTCGCCGTCGCCGGTGCATTGCGCCGGCAATTGCTCGCCGCGCTGCCGTTCGCGCTCACCGCCGCGCAGCAGCGCGTGGACGCGGAAGTGCGCCGCGATCTCGCGCAAGCGAGCCCGATGCTGCGGCTGGTGCAGGGCGACGTGGGCTCGGGCAAGACCGTGGTCGCCGCACTGGCCGCGCTGGCCGCGGTGGAATCGGGCCGCCAGGTGGCGCTGATGGCGCCCACCGAGCTGCTGGCCGAACAGCACCTGCGCAACTTCCGCCACTGGCTGACGCCACTGGGCGTGGAGGTGGAGTGGCTGGCCGGCAAGCAGCAGGGCAAGGCGCGGCAGGCGGCGATGCATCGCGTGGCCGCGGGTGCGCCGGTGACGGTGGGCACGCATGCATTGATGCAGGAAGACGTGGCCTTCGCGCGGCTGGGCCTGGTGATCGTGGACGAGCAGCACCGCTTCGGCGTGCAGCAACGCCTCGCGCTGCACGACAAGGGCGTCGACCGCGCGCGTGGCGAGGTGCCGCACCAGTTGGTACTCACCGCGACCCCGATCCCGCGCACGCTGGCGATGAGCGCCTATGCCGACCTTGACGTCTCCGCGATCGACGAACTGCCGCCCGGCCGAACGCCGGTGCAGACCGTGGCGGTGTCCAACGCGCGCCGTGCCGAAGTGATCGAGCGCATCCGCGTGGCGTGTGCCGAGGGGCGACAGGCCTACTGGGTGTGCACCCTGATCGAGGAATCCGAGCAGCTGCGCGCACAGGCCGCCGAGGTGGCGCATGCGGAGCTTTCCGCCGCGCTCGCCGGCTGCAAGGTGGGCCTGATCCACGGTCGCCTGAAGCCCAAAGACAAGCAGGCGGTGATGGATGCGTTCAAGGCCGGCGAGCTGGCCGTGCTGGTCGCCACCACGGTGATCGAGGTGGGCGTGGACGTGCCCAACGCCAGCCTGATGGTGATCGAGAACAGCGAGCGGCTGGGCCTGGCCCAGCTGCACCAGTTGCGCGGACGGGTGGGGCGCGGTGCGGTGGCTTCGAACTGCGTGCTGCTGTACCAGCCGCCGCTGGGCCAGCTGGCGCGCGAACGGCTGGCGGTGATGCGCGAGACCAACGACGGCTTCCGCATCGCCGAAAAGGACCTGGAATTGCGCGGCCCCGGCGAAGTGCTGGGCACGCGACAGACCGGCCAGCTCAGCTTCCGCATCGCCGACCTGTCGCGCGACGCCCATCTGCTGCCCGCGGTGCAGCAGGTGGGCGAGCGCCTGCTGGCCGCGCACCCGCGCGAGGCGGATCGGCTGATCGCGCGCTGGATCGGCGGTGCGGCGCGCTATGCGCGGGCGTAG